One part of the Candidatus Saccharimonadales bacterium genome encodes these proteins:
- a CDS encoding MFS transporter encodes MNKKVILFLACLAQFIVIVDLAIVNVALPTIGQQMSLTSSALQWIVVAYGLFFGGFLLMGGRLGDVLGRRKVLLSGLTLFTAASLVAGFADSALVLIAARAVQGLGAALIAPSALGILASTFAEGKERAKALGVFGAVGGAAGSVGVVASGLLTDGPGWQWIFFINIPLGALLIALALKNLPKETRTKNERIDVLGAASVTGGLLAFIYGLNHAVEAGWTSPLTLGAFAVAILLFVVFWRSESRSSDPLVPFAALKNRTSSASLLIGLFTFGALFAFIYMTSLYMQQQLHFSPTQTGVAWLVMSVSSFAASIFTGAKLLGRLSIKQLLFISLSAMVVGVLWILRAPAEPMFMLDIVPTLLLMGIGGGMAIPAIQVGALTGVEPKRVGLISGLAETTRELGAVVIIAGVTTAIVMQDALLAGFRAGFAVIASAAILAIVIAAVVFRKK; translated from the coding sequence GTGAATAAAAAAGTAATTTTGTTTTTGGCATGTTTAGCGCAATTTATTGTAATTGTAGACCTTGCCATTGTTAACGTTGCTCTACCGACAATAGGCCAACAGATGTCGTTAACTTCAAGTGCACTGCAATGGATTGTAGTTGCTTACGGTCTATTTTTTGGTGGCTTTTTATTAATGGGCGGTCGCTTAGGCGATGTTCTGGGTCGCCGCAAAGTACTTTTGAGCGGTCTTACCTTGTTTACAGCAGCGTCTTTGGTGGCTGGATTTGCGGACTCTGCCCTTGTCTTGATTGCGGCCCGTGCTGTGCAAGGTCTGGGTGCGGCATTAATTGCGCCGTCAGCTTTAGGTATTCTAGCCTCGACGTTTGCCGAAGGTAAAGAACGCGCTAAAGCCTTGGGTGTTTTTGGTGCTGTTGGTGGCGCAGCCGGATCTGTTGGAGTTGTAGCAAGCGGTTTATTAACCGATGGTCCAGGTTGGCAGTGGATATTTTTTATCAACATCCCGCTTGGTGCTTTGTTGATTGCCTTAGCTTTGAAAAACTTACCCAAAGAGACACGTACTAAAAACGAACGCATCGATGTACTCGGTGCCGCGTCTGTTACAGGTGGACTTCTGGCCTTTATTTACGGATTAAACCATGCCGTCGAAGCCGGATGGACTTCGCCGCTGACTCTGGGTGCATTTGCAGTAGCCATCTTATTGTTTGTAGTTTTTTGGCGCAGTGAATCTCGCTCGAGTGACCCGCTTGTACCGTTTGCCGCGCTTAAAAATCGAACGTCGTCTGCTTCGTTACTGATCGGGCTGTTCACGTTCGGAGCGCTGTTTGCGTTCATATATATGACCTCGCTTTATATGCAGCAACAGCTCCACTTTTCGCCAACGCAAACTGGTGTAGCTTGGTTAGTAATGTCGGTGTCCTCGTTTGCGGCATCTATTTTTACTGGAGCTAAATTGCTTGGCCGGCTTTCTATTAAACAACTCTTATTTATAAGCTTGTCAGCAATGGTTGTAGGTGTGCTTTGGATTTTACGCGCACCGGCTGAACCTATGTTTATGCTAGATATCGTGCCTACACTTTTACTTATGGGAATTGGTGGTGGTATGGCGATCCCAGCCATTCAGGTTGGGGCACTGACTGGTGTCGAGCCTAAGCGTGTCGGCCTGATATCGGGCTTGGCCGAAACTACTCGTGAGCTTGGCGCCGTCGTCATTATCGCCGGTGTTACAACTGCGATTGTTATGCAAGATGCTTTACTGGCAGGATTTCGAGCTGGTTTTGCGGTAATTGCAAGTGCTGCGATTTTGGCGATCGTGATCGCTGCAGTCGTGTTCAGAAAAAAGTAA
- a CDS encoding CGNR zinc finger domain-containing protein, translating to MEKANQFSLGPTAHAAKRAADMVYILHVQPHSTERDVEQILKVYGETNPKITKTDLIELKAASKRLYAIFITQKTDFAVNLINELLRDYAHQPRLSAHSATPWHLHIDSNDHAPWAEWFAASSAFALAILLAEKQRNVCGICICGKPFIDLGKGGGRKYCSSRCSTRERVANHRRKRLPEMAKDL from the coding sequence ATGGAAAAAGCAAATCAGTTTTCTTTAGGACCCACCGCGCACGCAGCGAAACGCGCCGCTGATATGGTTTATATTTTGCATGTTCAGCCACATTCAACAGAAAGAGATGTTGAGCAAATACTCAAAGTTTACGGCGAGACCAATCCCAAGATCACTAAAACCGATTTAATTGAATTAAAAGCCGCATCGAAACGACTATACGCCATATTTATTACTCAAAAGACCGACTTTGCAGTCAACTTAATAAATGAATTACTCCGAGATTACGCACACCAACCTAGACTAAGCGCTCATTCTGCAACTCCCTGGCACTTGCACATCGACAGTAACGATCACGCGCCATGGGCAGAATGGTTTGCGGCATCGTCGGCATTCGCGCTTGCCATCTTACTCGCCGAAAAGCAGCGTAATGTCTGCGGAATTTGTATTTGCGGCAAACCGTTTATCGACCTAGGGAAAGGTGGTGGCCGAAAATACTGTTCCAGCCGATGCTCAACTAGGGAGCGCGTCGCAAACCACCGAAGAAAGCGCCTACCAGAAATGGCGAAGGATCTTTAG
- a CDS encoding SDR family NAD(P)-dependent oxidoreductase, with protein sequence MKTELLNLNGKSAVVTGAGVGIGFGIAYRLAEAGANVMIADVNQANLDEAKSKLDPKGWKISYTLADVAKEQDIDNMCQMTIAAFGKIDILVNNAGIYPIKPMSELNTEEFDRIMSVNLRSVFMTTKIVSKHMIAKGLAGKIINITSIDALHPSMIGLAPYDASKHGVWGFTKNVALELAPHNISVNAIAPGGIITPGTGAKNGKVAPGMEAFTAKIPMKRFGEPDEIGKVALFLASDMSSYMTGSQVVVDGGVLLA encoded by the coding sequence ATGAAAACTGAGCTTTTAAACTTAAATGGTAAAAGTGCAGTTGTAACAGGCGCAGGCGTAGGCATTGGCTTTGGAATAGCTTACCGTTTAGCCGAGGCTGGCGCCAATGTAATGATTGCCGATGTCAATCAGGCTAACCTAGATGAAGCCAAAAGCAAGCTCGACCCCAAAGGCTGGAAAATAAGCTACACGCTAGCGGACGTCGCCAAAGAACAGGACATAGATAACATGTGTCAGATGACAATCGCAGCTTTTGGTAAGATCGACATTCTCGTTAATAACGCCGGCATTTACCCCATCAAGCCGATGTCGGAGCTCAACACCGAAGAATTTGACCGAATTATGAGCGTCAACCTAAGAAGCGTCTTTATGACAACAAAAATTGTTAGCAAACATATGATCGCTAAGGGATTAGCTGGCAAAATTATCAACATTACTTCAATCGACGCACTTCATCCATCTATGATCGGCCTAGCCCCTTACGACGCATCAAAACATGGAGTCTGGGGATTCACAAAAAACGTAGCATTAGAGCTCGCGCCGCACAACATTAGTGTTAATGCGATTGCACCTGGCGGCATAATCACACCCGGGACAGGCGCTAAAAACGGTAAAGTAGCACCCGGGATGGAGGCTTTTACGGCAAAAATTCCAATGAAGCGATTTGGCGAGCCAGACGAAATCGGAAAGGTAGCCTTGTTCTTAGCCTCAGATATGTCATCTTATATGACTGGGTCACAAGTTGTAGTAGATGGAGGTGTTTTGTTAGCCTAA
- a CDS encoding pyridoxamine 5'-phosphate oxidase family protein yields MPTQQEIVNYIKDHPVAVLGTTGKSSRPFGAAIYIYAKSIDQLYFITKTETQKFKNIQENPMVSVTIVDSSDNSSLQLSGDVSVVNDVRIIDQVMREMSKIYANSADWLPPLAKIRAGSYQVISIKLLTARLAHYKGHNAGDKNIFKDLKNEN; encoded by the coding sequence ATGCCCACCCAGCAGGAAATTGTAAACTACATAAAGGACCACCCTGTAGCCGTTTTGGGCACTACAGGCAAAAGCAGTAGGCCGTTCGGTGCAGCAATTTATATTTACGCTAAATCAATCGACCAGCTTTACTTTATTACAAAAACCGAGACTCAAAAATTCAAGAATATACAAGAAAACCCTATGGTCTCGGTAACTATCGTTGACTCGTCGGACAATAGTAGCTTGCAGCTCAGCGGTGATGTCTCAGTAGTAAATGATGTCAGAATAATCGATCAGGTTATGAGAGAAATGTCTAAGATTTACGCAAACTCAGCAGACTGGTTGCCGCCTCTTGCAAAAATAAGGGCCGGATCTTACCAAGTGATCAGTATTAAACTCCTTACCGCACGGCTAGCGCATTACAAAGGTCACAACGCTGGTGATAAAAATATTTTTAAGGATCTTAAAAATGAAAACTGA
- a CDS encoding type II secretion system protein has protein sequence MKSKKGFTILELLIVITVIGILASIALVSYDPARRFADSRNSRRWSDVNTVLTAIHEYIVDNDGTLPTGLTAGQAVTDIGTCGTCDNLATPLANYIKDIPLDPSGGTTDNTGYTVAVDSNDIVTVAAPDAENGATISVSR, from the coding sequence ATGAAAAGTAAAAAAGGTTTTACAATTCTAGAATTATTAATAGTTATAACGGTTATCGGAATTCTAGCTTCTATAGCTCTAGTCTCGTACGATCCAGCCCGACGTTTTGCTGATTCTCGAAACTCTAGGCGATGGAGTGACGTTAATACAGTTTTGACGGCGATTCATGAATACATCGTTGATAATGACGGAACACTACCAACGGGCCTAACGGCTGGTCAAGCAGTAACCGACATAGGGACATGCGGAACCTGCGACAATTTAGCAACACCACTCGCAAATTACATAAAAGATATCCCACTCGATCCTAGCGGCGGCACCACAGACAATACCGGATACACTGTTGCAGTGGACTCTAACGATATCGTAACCGTCGCCGCACCAGACGCTGAAAACGGTGCAACTATTTCAGTCTCGCGGTAA
- a CDS encoding prepilin-type N-terminal cleavage/methylation domain-containing protein: MKGVSFLEVILVIALIAILATATAPFAANSLRQQQFISTVGILKSYLLKAQSYAMSNKGSGPWGVCQTSSTIRLYSSSCSSPAFSEDFSIPQSVNVTGLSDVSFNSPRGEPSQTLSLTVSGDNRSINLTLSPVGTLEDN; this comes from the coding sequence ATGAAAGGTGTGAGTTTTTTAGAAGTAATTTTGGTTATCGCGCTTATTGCCATACTGGCGACAGCAACCGCGCCATTTGCGGCAAATTCACTCAGACAACAGCAATTTATATCGACAGTTGGGATATTAAAAAGCTACCTCCTTAAAGCTCAGTCATATGCCATGTCAAATAAGGGTAGCGGGCCATGGGGTGTTTGCCAGACTTCCAGTACCATCAGACTTTATAGCAGCAGTTGCTCTTCGCCTGCTTTTAGTGAGGATTTTTCGATTCCGCAAAGCGTGAATGTTACGGGCCTTAGCGACGTAAGCTTCAATAGCCCACGCGGCGAACCATCGCAAACGTTATCATTAACAGTTAGCGGCGATAATCGTTCGATCAACCTAACCTTAAGCCCGGTAGGCACACTAGAGGATAATTGA
- a CDS encoding helix-turn-helix domain-containing protein → MLQSLRSDCPLNFALETLGDKWSLLIVRDMVFSGKLTYKEMLESNEKIATNILAQRLKMLEHAGIIEKQFDAERKSKTKQTYILTERGIDLIPTMVEMMLWSDTHSELKNSPDIITDARKNKEQAIAHLQNTVRARIAEVKSSATA, encoded by the coding sequence ATGTTGCAAAGCCTTCGTTCAGACTGTCCGTTAAATTTTGCTTTGGAAACACTTGGCGACAAGTGGAGCTTACTAATTGTCCGTGACATGGTTTTTTCGGGGAAGTTGACCTACAAAGAAATGCTTGAATCCAACGAAAAAATCGCCACAAACATTTTGGCACAACGATTAAAAATGTTAGAGCATGCAGGAATTATTGAAAAACAGTTTGACGCCGAGCGCAAAAGCAAAACCAAACAAACTTACATCTTAACTGAGCGTGGCATCGACTTGATTCCAACGATGGTTGAGATGATGCTTTGGAGTGATACACATAGCGAATTAAAAAATTCACCTGACATAATTACAGATGCTCGCAAAAACAAGGAGCAAGCTATTGCGCACCTACAAAATACCGTGCGCGCCCGAATCGCTGAGGTGAAATCAAGCGCCACCGCGTAG
- a CDS encoding MFS transporter: MKKQQIRYTLKHYLLGAISARLGDEMTGQAILLLGISLGSAALGSTLLAGLTFSAAIGGPLLGAVLDRSERPGRTLALSLGLYAVGIGLIAWSIGHVPATISFALALLAGIFMPAISGGWSSRLKSFNPKEHMTRVSAIDAATFNIVGLAGPALAGIIAGWLGASWAVAVIIALLVAALPMAWILPKHKIEFEKRTSFLQDVLSGLKIIVTNRALFRVTLLSVISYMGIGMLWVICPLIGLTQTGSVGFGGIMMSVLSVGALIATSLYAKWPTKYSADSVALTTTIILATALLLLAFAGNVFVVLAAMFVAGLADGPQLAAVFSVRHREAPEQFRSQVFTTGASLKITAAAVGALVAGYLAEQSIVVSAVLAAGVQLLAALSYILVRKARH, from the coding sequence ATGAAAAAGCAACAAATACGTTACACATTAAAACACTACCTCCTAGGCGCTATTTCGGCTCGACTTGGCGACGAGATGACCGGTCAGGCGATCTTACTGCTTGGAATTTCGTTAGGCTCAGCAGCACTAGGCTCAACATTGCTTGCTGGGCTCACGTTTTCGGCTGCAATCGGAGGCCCTTTACTCGGTGCGGTTCTTGATCGCAGTGAGCGACCAGGGCGGACGTTGGCTCTTTCGCTAGGCTTGTATGCGGTCGGAATTGGGTTAATCGCTTGGTCGATTGGTCATGTTCCGGCTACAATATCGTTCGCGCTTGCTCTGTTGGCTGGTATTTTTATGCCTGCGATTTCGGGAGGGTGGTCTTCGCGACTAAAGTCCTTTAATCCTAAAGAGCACATGACGCGTGTTAGTGCCATAGACGCCGCCACTTTTAATATAGTTGGGCTGGCTGGCCCAGCTTTGGCGGGTATTATCGCTGGATGGCTTGGCGCGAGTTGGGCTGTGGCTGTGATCATTGCGCTACTAGTTGCCGCATTGCCCATGGCTTGGATTTTGCCTAAACACAAGATCGAATTCGAAAAACGAACATCATTTTTACAAGATGTTCTGTCTGGTTTAAAAATCATTGTTACTAATCGAGCTTTGTTTAGGGTTACACTTTTGTCGGTAATTTCTTACATGGGTATTGGTATGTTGTGGGTAATTTGTCCGTTAATTGGCTTGACTCAAACCGGAAGTGTTGGCTTTGGTGGAATTATGATGTCTGTGCTTTCGGTCGGGGCTCTAATCGCGACATCTCTTTATGCTAAGTGGCCGACGAAGTATAGTGCAGATTCTGTTGCGCTGACGACTACGATAATTTTGGCTACTGCTCTTTTGCTATTGGCTTTCGCGGGCAATGTTTTTGTGGTTTTGGCGGCCATGTTTGTTGCGGGCTTGGCCGACGGTCCTCAGCTAGCCGCGGTGTTTTCTGTACGTCATCGTGAGGCGCCGGAGCAGTTTAGGAGCCAAGTATTCACAACGGGCGCCAGTTTAAAAATTACTGCCGCCGCGGTAGGTGCACTTGTTGCCGGATATTTGGCCGAGCAATCGATTGTAGTGTCTGCGGTTCTAGCGGCAGGCGTTCAATTGTTGGCGGCGCTTTCGTACATTTTGGTTCGCAAGGCTAGACATTAG
- a CDS encoding type II secretion system F family protein: MNELFGTRNLLKEKMLVTRHLSLMLKSGISPVDSLKTLQEQTKSKQLKIALGGIADSINNGQTLTKSIKKYPKIFDDFYTSVVASGEATGSLNENLAFLAQQLENEYRLKTRIGGALIYPAIILVTLVVVGIIVSVIVFPRLIEFSQAFESVPTSTKFLLNFLGFLSDYGISIIIGLIVLVSLFVILARTILSPWWQSTLLNLPIIRDVVRSSQLERLSRNLGTLLKSGLPVATSIETTAPTLTNKEYRDSLEKIAKLLKSGTSISKSIAKIDNHNLYPPLVTRMIVVGEKSGNLDENLIYLSSFYREEVNDSIRNISTTIEPVLILILGVSVGLFAIALLSPIYNLTYSLSI; the protein is encoded by the coding sequence GTGAACGAACTTTTTGGCACGCGGAATCTGTTAAAAGAAAAAATGTTGGTTACAAGACACTTATCTTTAATGCTAAAAAGTGGAATTTCGCCGGTTGATTCTCTAAAAACTCTGCAAGAGCAAACAAAATCAAAACAGCTTAAAATCGCACTCGGCGGCATAGCCGATAGCATCAACAACGGGCAAACACTGACCAAATCAATAAAAAAGTACCCTAAAATCTTCGATGACTTTTACACAAGCGTTGTTGCCTCGGGTGAAGCAACGGGGTCACTTAACGAGAACTTAGCTTTTTTAGCGCAGCAACTCGAGAACGAATATCGGCTAAAAACACGAATCGGAGGGGCTCTGATTTATCCAGCAATCATACTGGTAACTCTTGTCGTCGTTGGAATTATCGTGAGCGTTATTGTTTTTCCGCGATTGATCGAATTCTCGCAGGCGTTCGAATCGGTTCCAACCTCGACCAAATTTTTACTAAATTTCTTAGGCTTTTTGAGCGACTACGGCATTTCTATAATTATCGGTTTAATTGTCCTGGTTTCTCTATTCGTAATTTTAGCTCGCACTATTCTTTCCCCGTGGTGGCAAAGTACACTACTAAACCTGCCGATCATCCGCGACGTTGTTAGATCATCTCAGTTAGAGCGACTTTCACGAAACCTTGGCACACTTCTTAAGAGTGGCCTACCTGTTGCCACATCCATAGAGACAACAGCACCAACCCTAACTAACAAAGAATATCGTGATAGTCTCGAGAAAATCGCTAAACTCCTAAAATCTGGAACCTCGATCAGTAAAAGTATAGCTAAAATTGACAACCATAATCTTTACCCACCACTAGTAACCAGAATGATTGTGGTAGGCGAAAAGAGTGGTAATCTCGACGAAAACCTCATATATCTATCAAGTTTTTACCGCGAAGAAGTCAACGATTCGATAAGAAACATATCCACAACCATTGAGCCTGTACTTATTCTTATTTTGGGGGTCAGCGTGGGGTTGTTCGCGATCGCGCTACTTAGCCCGATTTACAACCTAACTTATAGTTTATCAATATGA